CAGCAGGCCGCCCCACAGCACGTGGGCGATGTGCAGGCCGCTGCCGCCCAGCTGGGGGTATCCGGTGGCCGATAAGTAGGCGCGGATGATGATGACCGTGACCACCGCCGACACCAGGAAGGTCTCGGCGAGGGGCACGCCGTCCACCCGCGACAGCATGAACTGCCGCCGCACCTGCCGGGCGCCCGCCGCGAGGGGCGTAGCGGGGCCGGAGGGCCCAGTGGGCCCGGGCGCAGCGCTGGGGGGTGGATCCGCCATGGGGCCAGCCTACGCACGGTCGAGGAAGCGCCCCGGGCTGCAAGCGCGATGGTTCCGGCCGAACACCGCGTGCTGCCGCGCACCCTGGAGGGTCGGTGCATGACATGGCCTCACACATCCCTCATCGCCGATTCGCATCGTGTGTGACGTGCAAACCACCGAAAGATCGGATCTCCCAATGTCCCCTACCGCTTCCCGCAACCTGCGCCGCCTGGCCATCGGCCTCGCCTGCGCGGGCACGCTCGCCGTGGTGTCCGGCGCCTGCGCCGTCAGCGGACCCCTGCAGACCAATGGATCGCGCATCGTCAACGCCGCCGGCAACGAGGTGGTGCTGCAGGGCGTGAACTGGTTCGGCCTCGAGACGGCCAACCACGCCCCGCACGGCCTGTGGACCCGCGACTACCGCGACATGCTCGCGCAGATCAAGGCGCAGGGCTTCAACGTGATCCGCCTGCCCTTCTCGCTGCAGGCGCTGAAGTCGGCCACCACTTCGGGCATCGACTACTCCGGTGGCCGCAACGCCGCGCTGCAGGGCAAGACGCCGCTGCAGGTGATGGACGAGATCATCGCCGAGGCGGGCAGGCAGGGGCTCGGGATCATCCTCGACAACCACTCGGGCGCCGACGACAGCTTCATGTCGCCGCTCTGGTATGGCACCGGCGAGTTCACCGAGGACGACTGGGTGGCCACCTGGGAGATGCTGGCCGGCCGCTACGCCAGCAACCGTACCGTGCTTGGCGCCGACCTGAAGAACGAGCCCCACGGCGAGGCCACGTGGGGCACCGGCGAGCCCAACGACTGGCGACGCGCCGCCGAGCGGGCCGGCAACGCCGTGCTGGCCAAGGCGCCGTCGTGGCTCATCGTGGTCGAGGGCATCGAGGGCCCGGTGGCCGGCGGGCAGCAGCTCGACCGCCACTGGTGGGGCGGCAACCTGGAGGGCGTGCGAAACAACCCCGTGCGCCTCTCGGTGCCGAACCGCGTGGTGTACTCGCCGCATGAGTACGGCCCGGGCGTGTTCGCGCAGCCGTGGTTCAGCAGCCCCGATATGGCGAACATCCTCGCCGACCGCTGGCAGAAGGGCTTCGGGTACATCCACGAGTCGGGTACGGCGCCGATCCTCGTGGGCGAGTTCGGCGCCAAGAACGTGAGCACCGACACCGTGGAGGGCCGGTGGATCCGCCAGTTCGCCGACTACATGAGCCGCACGGGCATGAGCTGGACCTTCTGGGCATGGAACCCCAACTCGGGCGACACCGGCGGCGTGCTGCAGGACGACTGGCAGACCGTCAACCCGGCCAAGATGGCCCTGCTGACGTCGCTCATCAACCGCGAGGCCATCAACTACGCACCGGGGACGCCGACGGCGAGCCCGACTCCGACCCCAACCCCCGTGCCGGGCACCGTCCCGGTGCCGGGCACGCCCTTTGCGCCCGCTCCCACGCCAACCCCCGTGCCGGGCACCGGACCGGTACCAGGCACGCCGACGGTGCGGGTGGCCGTAGACAGCCGGTGGGCCGGCGGTTGGTGCGGTAAGTTCGTGGTGCCGAACACCGGCAGCACGGTGATCACGCCCACTGCCATCGCCTTCACCCTACCCACCGGGGCATCGGTGACCAGCACCTGGAACGGCACGGTGTCGGGCACCGGGACCAGCCGCTCGATCGCCCTGCCGTCGTGGGCGCGCGTGCCGGCGGGCGGCGGTTACCAGGACACCGGGCTCTGCGTGCAGGGGTCCGGGTCACTCAGCGCCGTGACGGTGAGCATCGCCGGGGCGCCGGCGCCCACTGCGACCCCCGTGCCGGGCACCGGACCGGTGCCAGGCACGCCTTCGACCACGCCAACCCCGGCGCCTGCGCCAGCTCCGGCCCTGACGCCTGCGCCGGTGACCGGGTCGCTTGCGGTGTCGGTGACGCGCGACTCCACGTGGGAGACCGGCCTGTGCCGCAGTTTCACGGTGCGCAACACCGGCACCACGCAGGTGTCGGGGTGGCGGCTGGCCTTCACGCTGCCGTCGGGCACGAGCATCCGTGACTCGTGGAACGGCACGGCCGGCCGGCAGACCGGCGCGGTCACGGTGACGCCGCCCACGTGGGCCGCCAGCATCGCGCCGGGGGCCTCGGTGAACGCGTTCGGCTTCTGCGCCAACGGCACGGGCGAGCCCACTGCGGTGGCCGCCTCACCCGCCGCGTAGCCCAGCGGGACCACCGCTGCCACGCGCCGCGGTGGTCCCTACGCTGCCGATGTCCACGTGGCGGAGGCGCGAAGAGGTGAGCACCAGCAGTGCCGACACCGGCGGAGTGCCGCCGCGCGCAGGCCTGGCCCTCGCCGCGCTCATCCTGGGCGCGCTGGTGTGCAACATCAACCTGGCCGTGGCCAACGTGGCCCTTCCGGACATCGGCCGGGCCCTCGACGCATCGCAGACCGCCCTCACGCTCATCGCCGTGGGGTGCACGCTGGGCCTGGCGATGTCGGTGATCTACTTCGGCGCGCTGGGCGACCGCCACGGCCGCAAGATGATGCTGCTGCTGGGCCTGGGCCTCACCGTCCCCGCCAGCGCGCTCAGCGCCTGGGCTCCCAACGCCGAGGTGCTGGTGGCCGGCCGCATCTTCACGGGCCTGGCCGCGGGCATGGCATTCCCCACCACGCTCGCGCTCATCA
The sequence above is drawn from the Actinomycetota bacterium genome and encodes:
- a CDS encoding glycoside hydrolase, translating into MSPTASRNLRRLAIGLACAGTLAVVSGACAVSGPLQTNGSRIVNAAGNEVVLQGVNWFGLETANHAPHGLWTRDYRDMLAQIKAQGFNVIRLPFSLQALKSATTSGIDYSGGRNAALQGKTPLQVMDEIIAEAGRQGLGIILDNHSGADDSFMSPLWYGTGEFTEDDWVATWEMLAGRYASNRTVLGADLKNEPHGEATWGTGEPNDWRRAAERAGNAVLAKAPSWLIVVEGIEGPVAGGQQLDRHWWGGNLEGVRNNPVRLSVPNRVVYSPHEYGPGVFAQPWFSSPDMANILADRWQKGFGYIHESGTAPILVGEFGAKNVSTDTVEGRWIRQFADYMSRTGMSWTFWAWNPNSGDTGGVLQDDWQTVNPAKMALLTSLINREAINYAPGTPTASPTPTPTPVPGTVPVPGTPFAPAPTPTPVPGTGPVPGTPTVRVAVDSRWAGGWCGKFVVPNTGSTVITPTAIAFTLPTGASVTSTWNGTVSGTGTSRSIALPSWARVPAGGGYQDTGLCVQGSGSLSAVTVSIAGAPAPTATPVPGTGPVPGTPSTTPTPAPAPAPALTPAPVTGSLAVSVTRDSTWETGLCRSFTVRNTGTTQVSGWRLAFTLPSGTSIRDSWNGTAGRQTGAVTVTPPTWAASIAPGASVNAFGFCANGTGEPTAVAASPAA